The Primulina tabacum isolate GXHZ01 chromosome 1, ASM2559414v2, whole genome shotgun sequence genome contains the following window.
TGGCTTAATTATGTAATCTAAGTACACAcataaagaaaaaatatcaaTCAAAATATAATATCTACTAACCTGAGTGGGTATCACAATTGCTTCATTTGTGGGGGAGAGTCTAGAGCTCAAAGGAATCGAACCAACTGGGGAAGTGTTTGGAAGCATATCAAGAAAATTGCTAATATGCTTCTCCGAGTTCTTAAGGTTTTTTCCATCAGCAGTCAAATTTATTAGGCATCCGTTTTTCGAAATCAAGGTTTTGCGTATCTCCTCAAGCGAAGCAGATATTTCTGGCCAGTCTTCGTCAACTTTTTTTTCAAGAGCTTGTAAAAATTCCAAATAACTGCAAGATGCCAAGGCAACAGTAATTAGGGGCTTCTGAAACTTCCAGAATATGAACCACGGGTATAACGTCGAAAAGTGCAGGAGTTCATGTTATGGTTTCAAATGCAATAGTGACCGGCGAAATGAACTGTCATGAGCACAACCCACTATTTTTAAAAAGCAACATAAAAAGATTAATAGAATAGGATAGCCAGCACAAATTTATTGGTGCACAGCCGGTCACAAATGCATCTCGTGTATTTCATGATATGACATGCTTGCCAAATTTCAGACACTGGGAAATTCAAGCACTACAGATTGTCCGACCTGAGGCCACCCATTTGTTCAGATATCCAACCAGCAACATTGAGCTTTGCATCCATTCTTGCAGCCGCAATACCATGCCCACTGCCTCTTAGACGGTTCTGAAAATTGAGTAATCGAAACCACTTACCAAACAAAGCAATTAGTGAAATTGGGCAGAGTTCAAAGAATACCTCCATTCTTGCTTTGCTTTGAGAAACAAACTGCTTAAAGCGCTTTTGATCTGTAAGTTGAACATCTTGAAGAACACAGTTGACCTAAACTTCACAATTAGAATGTAGTCACAAATCATTCTCCCACAGTTGTTCAGAGAGTGGAACAAGAAAGAACAAATGGTAATGTTTTTATCCCAAGTTCCAATGTAATTTGAAATTGAGTATAATGAAAGGAGGATAGAATTAAAATTGAGAACCAAGAGTAGAAGACAAAGCAATAAAATCACGTGTATTAAGGGACAACAGTCGtatatattcaaaataaactaaaacatgatACACATTAGGTAGCTTGATCAAGTATACAATTTTCTCGCTAACTGTTGAAAAATTAAACATCATTAGAAATGACAACTTGTGAGGTGTAAATTATGGCATGTACATAATATTGAGATAAGTATATGATGAGGCAGAACTATGAGATAGTATCGTATTTCATAATCAGTTATCTCTAATAGCTAAATGACACATGGCGTCTCAACAGGTTGAAAGCTCCAGGCAAGAAACAAGGGTTTGCATGCTTCATTTGTAGAAGAATTAGATACACAGCCAAACTAAAAAGGCAAGAGCCAAATGCACTCTCTAAAGAGGATGATGTGAGTAATTTCTGAACaccttaaaataaaaaaatataaaatacttGGAAATAATAAATGCAAAGAGAAAACAGAAGATAAAAGaatccaaaatatttttcacaaaaactaCAACACCCAAACCAAAGAGatgcaaaaaaattatataacagGGAAGACAGGTTTGATGTCCAGaaattgagcttgaagatgTTTATTCaacagaagaaagaaaaaaactataaattaataattcgAAATACTCTTTCATGATGTTTTTTTCGAAAGGGATACATGTAATCAGATACTCAGGTTAAAACAAGGTGCAATAATTGAAAGGAACTGAAACTTCTTTTCTACTTATTACAGGAAATTGTTTGCAGGAGAAGATAAGAACGAAAAAAGGGCAGATAAGGAGAGATGTTATACAATGCAGACTAAatttaaacaaataataatGACAAAAAAGCAAACAGATTCTGCAGATGAATTGATTATCAAGAGATTTTGTTACACACTCTCCAACAATAGGACAAATGATGTCTTCGAGGATGTTCAAATATCTGAATATCATTAACAAATGCTGTAACCGACTTACAAGGTTAAACAAATCTTCGGAACGTTCAGACATAGCTTTGCCTCGAACAATTATATGGCTGCAAGGATCCTTCTTATCCCGCACAGATGATGTGAATGGGTACACCGAAATGCCACCAGTTTTTCTTCCAATTAATTGGTTCAGTTGTACAAACTCCATGTCTTTAGTCCCCATCTCCAGCAGTGACTGGCTGTTGACATATTTTGAGATCATATTTTATAAGTTGACAGTGAAAGAGTGTTCATGAAACTAGCAGCAACCTAATTCccttgatttaaaaatatggcGAAAGTCATCAAAAGTCATCGCGATCCACTATGAATGCATATAAAAACACAAGTGCTTGTTATACTCCAACCAACACTCCAACAGATTGTCCATGGCCGCAAGCATGGGCGGAGGTAGCTCAAGCCCAGTGTGggcagatatatatataaaattagatgtatataatttttagactcaaaattttaaatttttatatgccGATATTACATGTCTAGTTCTCCACATTAaaccaaaaaaacaaaaaatttgttACCTTAATAATTTATAGACCCAAATTTTAGACtcaaatctttaaatttttaCTTACTATTACTGCCCAGATAGACATTATGTAACATTTTGtactttgaattttcatatgagTCACGAGCTTCATACATTTTGATTAATAATCATTCTAATTCACATTCCTTACACTTTCATCTCTCATTTTCTCTACAAAATCCAGAATTTCACCAAATTTTATGTTCACCTTTTTCCTTTAATGTTCTTCGATCATtcaattgtttttaaattttgtgtTTCTTTTGCAATCAGGAATGAATTCATGTATATTTTTCGACTTTAgagtttatattttttatcagATTTTGTTTTGATTGTAGGTTCTGTACGTGTTATTCTTCGTCATTTTTCAGAGGTTTCCCATCACATTACAAGTGATTTTGGCCGTGTATAGCTTGTGTTCGAATCTTAGGACACATCTTTGACAACCCATGCCCTTTTTTTGCTTTATTAATTATAGTGTATTATTGCTTACATTGAACCAAGATTCTGGCTCCGCCCCTGACTACAAGCGATGGTTACAAAAATAACAGTTGACAAGGCATAAACACAACTTGAAGCATGCAAAGTTGAAATCTAGCAATAATATATGAATAGAAGAATATACTTCCAAGATCAAAACATGCAGAACTAACAAAACATGGAAAACAAATAAACCATTCATACAGTAATGCCACACAAGATTCTGTATCCTCAAGACTTATGTGCTTTAAGATGCAGTGAAGACTCAAGTCAAGCCACAAAGAAAAGCATATGTAGCATCAGATGGGAGGGAAAAAAAGATACTGGGCTTAGAGTCTTGGCTGTGAGAATTCTTACCGTGGAAATAGAATATAAATTTCGGTCAGCTGTATATAACATGGAATGAGGGTCCAGGGACGTCAatgaatttataaataatagaATTGAAAAAGATCTTGAAGACGAGAAAACAATGTAATATTCCTAACAATTTCCAAATGCTTTTGAACAGTCCCTTAATGATCAGATGGTATACATGAACCTGGAATGATAACAGGTGATTTCGGAGATATTAAGACAAAAGATACTGCAAGCTTAGTTAACAGTGTAGCTCATGGTCCGGATGTGTGCATGCCTACTGGTATGCCAATGTGCATGCGAGTGTCTAACAAGAGGAGTCACAGAGGCAAGTGGGAGTACTGGTCTAtgtcaataaattttaatttccaGTTTCGAGGGTATCAATGGATGGTTATCATAATGCCAGTACAACAGGGACAAGAAGTGATGACTACTGAAGATTTtagaaatatattataatacatTTGGTAGTCGAACAGTTCCAGAAGTAATTGCTATCTCACCAGAATAGTGGTACCAAAGGAAGAAGCTCTTGCTTCAAAGAGCTCATATTGAAAACAACTTCAGCGTATAGAACATCATTTGTGAAGAGGTCATGCTGCAACACTTTTATCCCATTAATATAACCAACCTACAATAACAACAAATTACTGTATCTCAGAATTTAAAAATAAGAACTTTATCTgaagaaaaaattttagtaTTGTCATAATCTCATCACCTCGGTAGGAATGTGCTTAGGTTTTTTAGGAATGTCTTGCAACGAAAGGCTAGGTACACATTTTAGAGCTTCTGGTGGGTCAGGAGTCTCCTGTTTCAACTTAAGTTCATGTGTTGCACGTGCCAATTCAGCAAGATCCTCTGGTGTCATGCTAGCTTTCACCTTTTCCAGGTTTTCTTTCTCAATTGCTTCATCGTAGGAAGCCTTCTCTGGGTCAGGCTGTTTATTACTTGAATTAACATACAAACAGCCATATTGCATTGTATTCAACAAACATTGGTAGGTGAAAAAAGTACCTGCATTTCAATAGTCGCAAGATGCAGgttatttaaaatgaatttttctATCAAGGGAGCAAAGACTGCTTTGGGGCCTTCCTTGGCTATTCTAGCTTTCAATGCCTTCAAAGGTTCTTGATATTTCAGTGGCTCAAATGGATCCATATCGTAAATCCATTTCCCCTATCATATAAGAAGTTCCGAAAAGAATACTTAGACTTGATGGatacaaagaaaaagaaagggaCATCATAGGATGCATGTCGGTGAAATTTCAATAACAAAATAGCATTTCTTACAACAGAACGAAGCATCAGTGCTAAGCCACGAGGAAATGATCCGGTATTGTTTTCTCTGAGAGAAAACTCAATTGTATTCATTGATGCCTCCACTGCATCAGAATCAAAGCCTTCATCTGCGAGTTTTTTTAGGGTACTCATGATTAATTCTTCTACTTTTTGAATGTCATCTTCTGATACACCTTTTAATCCTATACTAAACTGAGGTTGAAGAAGCTCATCTTGAACCCCACCGCCAACAATAGCTTCTCCTAGACCACTCTCTAGTAAAATTTTTCTCAAAGGAGAAGCTGGAGTTCCCATCATTAAATGATCAAGAAAACCCACAGCCAATTCAGTTTCCAAGTCTAAAGGCGTCTCAGAGAGTAGCCAATTAAGGCACACCATATGCTTTTTTTTTGCGTCAACAGCTTCACTAGCAGGATATTTCTCAATAACCCTAATGGGTTCTGAGAACAGTTTCTGAGAATCAATTTTTGATTCCTCTGGAGCTGAATTTGCTTCAAACATATCTAGGTATTCTGCATGTAAAACATGAAAGAGGTGCACAAAGCATACAAAAATTATAAGTTAAGCAGcaaatcaataaaagtttaaaatatgGCACAATTTAGATAACTCCCCAAATAGCTTAGAAAATACATCTATTAACTAACCAATTAAATGATTGAATGGACTTTACCCCCAAGATTTTCAAGCAAAGACTTTGAACCAGGATTTCCATAAAGATCCGAAGGATATAATACATTCTATTTTATCGGAGCATACAACCTTCTGAAAGAAAAGGTCACATAGACAAATGCATAACAGCACATGCATATAGATATCACTAAAACCTAGCCAGATATGAGAAAGATCTTAGAGCAAAATATCAACACGAAACCCTAGAAAGTTTTCCTGCTCTTTTACAAGTTGGTGATATATTCTCTTGGAAATTTCAAATTGTACAAgatattgaaaaaaaataaaataaagatgcaCACCGCTTAAAATTTGTAGACGTTCGGTGGGATCATCGTCACCATAAAACCATATCCTGGCATTGCTGGGATGGTAATATTTACAATGGAACTCCTGCAGATAAAACAAATCAGAACCTTCACCGTGATGACACAGGATAATGTGCAAAACTTCAGATAATTGAATATGGGATATAGATATGGTATATATTAAAGAAAGCAAGTAACTTCACTCATTATTCCATAATACATTGGAAGGGGTGAAATTATGAttcttaaattataaaaaattgagAATTAGCACAAGTGAATTAGCACAAGTTTGATGAAAAGGCATTAAATCCTATGCACAATTGggtatgatttatttattattagtaGAGAAAAATACATCTTAAAAAATTCAGTAACAAAGGATAATACCAATGCATGTTAACCTACATTACATATCAAGTGAACTATTATTTCATAAAGTTAATGTAGGACAAAAGAAAACGATAACACATTTTAATACAGAACTACTTAGTAAACTTGTAAGCATTTATCTTCACATGGGTACAACTGTCCTGACGTCTGCACACAATATATGAACATGCAGCCACGTCTCCACAGACTATATTGCTTGAATAAAACTATGAGTCATGCTACAACAATGCTACAGGGTGTTGATACTTTTTTGATATCAAGATACCGTGATACTTTTTTGCTTATCAAGACACCGTCCGAGGAATTTCCAATGCAGAAATAGACTTTGGGCCTGGTGCAGGTATATCTTGCGATAGAAAAAATTCTTACAATCCAAAAAAACAATTTTGTGGTGGAAATAAAAACTTGGGTGGGTATGCTTGATGCTGTGGAGGTGAAGATTCTAATTCTTTACATATTCCATTTTATAGAACTTTCAACAAACAAATTAATTCAGTCAATATGAATGACAAGGAAACACAGGCAAAGAAGCATCACTTGAACAAGACATACAAATAAAAGttgtacaaaaaaataatgaGCGCACAACCAACCAACCTTGAATTCCTCAAAAGTAAGTTTAGGAATGACTTGTGGATCGCCACCACTATCGACGCCATAAGCATTGTCAGGAAAAAGTGCCTACAAAGATTTACTAAAGCAATTAACACCATCACCACTTGTTTGGTGTACactttaaaaaaacataaaggCAAATAGAAGCAAAACTCGGGCTAGGCGGCCGCCTAGGCGCTAGGTGCAGCCCGATTGCACCGAAAAGGTGCTAGGCAGCAAGGGCGCCTAGGCGGTCCTAAGCGTTTAGAGTTTTTTGGGAATTTTTTTTTggcttttaatttttgaaagctCAATTAAAACAGAACATGACATTAAAGAAAGATTTATAAGTTTCTgcttttaattttttggaattGAAAGCCCAATTAAAACCACGATTTGCTGGCTTGCGTTTGCCCTAGTACGCCTCTCTTATCTTCTTTATCTGCTTACTTCTGCACACATAAAAAAATCGAACTAGACCCTAAaggtaatttttttctttattttgattTCTCTTGCATGCTTATTATTATGACCCGTCTTAAGCAGAAAAGGCAGGAGGAATGAACCAGGTGTTAATTTGATGTTAACAAAGTTTGGGCTGAAATTTATTCTAAAAACAATTTACAAGTCTCTTGATATGGTGGAATCCGCCTCGCGGCATCTAGTCCTAGGCGACCTAGGCTCTAGGCGATGGTTTGGCATACGAATAGAGCTTAGCGAATTTTAGAATTTTGCAGAAGCATAtcaactatttttttaaatatttgaaaccACACATAAACATAAGTTAAAAAAATATGGTACACAGAATTCTACACAAATCAATCCCATATGAAATTAAGCTTGCCTGTTGGGAAGCACGGCCCAGTATACTTTCTGGCTGAGAATAGACACCTTTCATCTCATTGAAAACAACCCCTGGAATAAAACAAATATCAGCAACGTAAATATAGCATACCTACATATACATAGACAAATCGTCTAGACACAGATCGGGACACACTGGATACTGGCACTTAATCAAAGATGATAAATTGATTTGTTTTAACGACCAACCTTTATAAGTTATGTCCTCCGAGGGGTCATTCAGTTCATAATGCCAACCTTCCTGCTGAAATGTCTTTATGTCATTCACACATTTAGGGAAAAAGACCGCATCTAAGTATACGTCGACCAAGTTATAGAAGTCCTGTGTTAAAACAGCAGCCAGTATGTTAGTTTAAGCAAAAATTTAGAGAAAATTTTCCGACTTTTCAATAGAATCTAATTAAAAGACCTTTGTGTTTGTTGAAGCGACAGGATAGCAAGTCCTATCTGGATAGGTAAAAGCATTCAAAAATGTGTGCAAGCTCCCTTTCAACAACTCGACAAAGGGTTCTTTCAACGGATACTTTCTCGAACCACACAACACACTGTGTTCCAAAATGTGAGGGATTCCTGTCGAATCTTTTCTGGAATAACAAATTGGCAGTAACCTCATTAGAAACTCATTTAAACCACCTTAGAAAAGAAATCTGGACAGGTGACAACTATAACACAAACAAGGTAAACTAAGTGTTACAATTGCTATAGcttaaaaaaaaaggaaatctGATACCAATATTGCAAGCAGGTaagatttaaatataaatactaCAATGAACCAATCTCCATCCAAGTTTAAATGCTCACAATCGAATT
Protein-coding sequences here:
- the LOC142541641 gene encoding presequence protease 1, chloroplastic/mitochondrial-like isoform X2; translation: MERATLLRTISCSSSSSVLVSARFFSRSTHRLYRLPKRHRLIPNIGHSSLFRRHIGLVSAASRPSLHLKKHFSNFSVQAVATSNPQSAPEALGADDSVAEKLGFEKVSEEFIEECKSRAVLYKHKKTGAEIMSVSNEDENKVFGIVFRTPPKDSTGIPHILEHSVLCGSRKYPLKEPFVELLKGSLHTFLNAFTYPDRTCYPVASTNTKDFYNLVDVYLDAVFFPKCVNDIKTFQQEGWHYELNDPSEDITYKGVVFNEMKGVYSQPESILGRASQQALFPDNAYGVDSGGDPQVIPKLTFEEFKEFHCKYYHPSNARIWFYGDDDPTERLQILSGTFFTYQCLLNTMQYGCLYVNSSNKQPDPEKASYDEAIEKENLEKVKASMTPEDLAELARATHELKLKQETPDPPEALKCVPSLSLQDIPKKPKHIPTEVGYINGIKVLQHDLFTNDVLYAEVVFNMSSLKQELLPLVPLFCQSLLEMGTKDMEFVQLNQLIGRKTGGISVYPFTSSVRDKKDPCSHIIVRGKAMSERSEDLFNLVNCVLQDVQLTDQKRFKQFVSQSKARMENRLRGSGHGIAAARMDAKLNVAGWISEQMGGLSYLEFLQALEKKVDEDWPEISASLEEIRKTLISKNGCLINLTADGKNLKNSEKHISNFLDMLPNTSPVGSIPLSSRLSPTNEAIVIPTQVNYVGKAANICDTGYKLKGSAYVISKYLNNTWLWDRVRVSGGAYGGFCDFDTHSGVFSYLSYRDPNLLETLDVYDGTSNFLKELEMDDDALTKAIIGTIGDVDAYQLPDAKGYSSLMRHLLGVTEEERQMRREEILLTRLNDFKDFADFIEMVKDKGVVVAVASPGDVDAANKLRPNFFEVKKAL
- the LOC142541641 gene encoding presequence protease 1, chloroplastic/mitochondrial-like isoform X1, producing the protein MERATLLRTISCSSSSSVLVSARFFSRSTHRLYRLPKRHRLIPNIGHSSLFRRHIGLVSAASRPSLHLKKHFSNFSVQAVATSNPQSAPEALGADDSVAEKLGFEKVSEEFIEECKSRAVLYKHKKTGAEIMSVSNEDENKVFGIVFRTPPKDSTGIPHILEHSVLCGSRKYPLKEPFVELLKGSLHTFLNAFTYPDRTCYPVASTNTKDFYNLVDVYLDAVFFPKCVNDIKTFQQEGWHYELNDPSEDITYKGVVFNEMKGVYSQPESILGRASQQALFPDNAYGVDSGGDPQVIPKLTFEEFKEFHCKYYHPSNARIWFYGDDDPTERLQILSEYLDMFEANSAPEESKIDSQKLFSEPIRVIEKYPASEAVDAKKKHMVCLNWLLSETPLDLETELAVGFLDHLMMGTPASPLRKILLESGLGEAIVGGGVQDELLQPQFSIGLKGVSEDDIQKVEELIMSTLKKLADEGFDSDAVEASMNTIEFSLRENNTGSFPRGLALMLRSVGKWIYDMDPFEPLKYQEPLKALKARIAKEGPKAVFAPLIEKFILNNLHLATIEMQPDPEKASYDEAIEKENLEKVKASMTPEDLAELARATHELKLKQETPDPPEALKCVPSLSLQDIPKKPKHIPTEVGYINGIKVLQHDLFTNDVLYAEVVFNMSSLKQELLPLVPLFCQSLLEMGTKDMEFVQLNQLIGRKTGGISVYPFTSSVRDKKDPCSHIIVRGKAMSERSEDLFNLVNCVLQDVQLTDQKRFKQFVSQSKARMENRLRGSGHGIAAARMDAKLNVAGWISEQMGGLSYLEFLQALEKKVDEDWPEISASLEEIRKTLISKNGCLINLTADGKNLKNSEKHISNFLDMLPNTSPVGSIPLSSRLSPTNEAIVIPTQVNYVGKAANICDTGYKLKGSAYVISKYLNNTWLWDRVRVSGGAYGGFCDFDTHSGVFSYLSYRDPNLLETLDVYDGTSNFLKELEMDDDALTKAIIGTIGDVDAYQLPDAKGYSSLMRHLLGVTEEERQMRREEILLTRLNDFKDFADFIEMVKDKGVVVAVASPGDVDAANKLRPNFFEVKKAL